A genomic window from Variovorax paradoxus includes:
- a CDS encoding fumarylacetoacetate hydrolase family protein has protein sequence MKHARVIFEGREHTGTSHEFNGQPDAAVRLDDGRVVPQDQLIWLPPLAPTARPRTILALGLNYADHAKELEFKAPEEPLVFVKGQSTLIGHRQHTHRPADVKFMHYECELVIVVGKTAKNVKRDDAYDFIGGYTVANDYAIRDYLENWYRPNLRVKNRDTCTPLGPWFIDAADVADPMALALRTTVNGTVTQQGNTRDMIFDAPFLIEYFSRFMTLSPGDLILTGTPDGVVDCQPGDVVVTEIERVGALQNTIQGKA, from the coding sequence ATGAAGCACGCACGCGTCATCTTCGAAGGCCGCGAGCACACCGGCACGAGCCACGAGTTCAACGGCCAGCCGGATGCCGCCGTGCGCCTGGACGACGGCCGCGTCGTACCGCAGGACCAGCTCATCTGGCTGCCCCCGCTCGCGCCGACGGCACGCCCCCGCACCATCCTCGCGCTCGGCCTCAACTACGCCGACCACGCGAAGGAGCTCGAATTCAAGGCGCCCGAAGAACCCCTCGTGTTCGTCAAAGGCCAGAGCACGCTGATCGGCCACCGCCAGCACACGCACCGCCCGGCCGACGTGAAGTTCATGCACTACGAATGCGAGCTCGTCATCGTCGTCGGCAAGACCGCGAAGAACGTCAAGCGCGACGATGCCTACGACTTCATCGGCGGCTACACGGTGGCCAACGACTACGCCATCCGCGACTACCTCGAGAACTGGTACCGCCCCAACCTGCGCGTGAAGAACCGCGACACCTGCACGCCGCTGGGCCCGTGGTTCATCGATGCCGCCGATGTGGCCGACCCCATGGCGCTCGCGCTGCGCACCACCGTCAACGGCACGGTCACGCAGCAGGGCAACACGCGCGACATGATCTTCGACGCGCCCTTCCTCATCGAGTACTTCAGCCGCTTCATGACGCTGTCGCCGGGCGACCTGATCCTCACCGGCACGCCCGACGGCGTGGTCGATTGCCAGCCGGGCGACGTCGTCGTCACCGAGATCGAGCGCGTCGGCGCGCTTCAGAACACCATTCAAGGAAAAGCATGA
- a CDS encoding fumarylacetoacetate hydrolase family protein, with protein sequence MSHFLPTGTVYGTLLNFRAEVDALAPQMTQPPYKAPPKAPVLYVKTANTWSPHGSDITVPAAVPEVEIGASIGMVIGAEGDVEGFVLMNDLSIPHASFFRPPVKFKCVDGFLGIGAALRDAQEVANPANFRVEVRINGELKQSIDFSQLVRPAQQLLADVSDFMTLAHGDVLMLGCDLGRPLARAGDRIDISAPGFETLSNTLVKEAA encoded by the coding sequence ATGAGCCATTTCCTCCCCACAGGCACGGTGTACGGCACCTTGCTGAACTTTCGCGCCGAAGTGGATGCGCTCGCGCCGCAGATGACGCAGCCGCCCTACAAGGCGCCGCCGAAGGCACCCGTGCTCTACGTGAAGACGGCCAACACCTGGAGCCCGCACGGCAGCGACATCACCGTACCGGCAGCAGTGCCCGAGGTGGAAATCGGCGCCAGCATCGGCATGGTGATCGGCGCCGAGGGCGACGTCGAAGGCTTCGTGCTGATGAACGACCTGTCGATTCCGCATGCGAGCTTCTTCCGCCCGCCGGTGAAGTTCAAGTGCGTCGATGGCTTCCTGGGCATCGGCGCCGCGCTGCGCGACGCACAGGAGGTTGCCAACCCCGCGAACTTCCGCGTCGAGGTGCGCATCAACGGCGAACTGAAGCAGTCCATCGACTTCTCGCAGCTCGTGCGGCCGGCGCAGCAGTTGCTCGCCGACGTCAGCGACTTCATGACCCTCGCTCACGGCGACGTGCTGATGCTCGGCTGCGATCTCGGCCGCCCGCTCGCCCGCGCGGGCGACCGCATCGACATCTCCGCACCGGGGTTCGAGACACTGAGCAACACGCTGGTGAAGGAAGCCGCATGA
- the hpaR gene encoding homoprotocatechuate degradation operon regulator HpaR, translating into MSTTFTHRNLPRLLLQAREAVMAHTRPSLREHALSDQQWRVLRVLGEHGAVDTGRVAREAFILGPSLTGVLARMERDNLITRARDPADQRRTVVEATPHGMKLVKRLSTSIESHYEWMEKSLGKAKLTQLYGLLDELIALEQPSP; encoded by the coding sequence TTGAGCACGACATTCACGCACCGCAATTTGCCGCGCCTGCTGCTGCAGGCCCGCGAAGCCGTGATGGCCCACACCCGGCCCAGCCTGCGCGAGCACGCACTGTCCGACCAGCAATGGCGCGTGCTGCGCGTGCTGGGCGAGCACGGCGCGGTCGACACCGGCCGGGTCGCGCGCGAAGCCTTCATCCTCGGCCCCAGCCTCACCGGTGTGCTCGCGCGCATGGAACGCGACAACCTCATCACCCGCGCCCGCGATCCGGCCGACCAGCGCCGCACCGTGGTCGAGGCCACGCCGCACGGCATGAAGCTCGTGAAGCGCCTGTCGACCAGCATCGAGTCGCACTACGAGTGGATGGAGAAGTCGCTCGGCAAGGCCAAGCTCACGCAGCTCTACGGGCTGCTCGACGAACTGATCGCACTGGAGCAACCCTCGCCATGA